The proteins below come from a single Eucalyptus grandis isolate ANBG69807.140 chromosome 3, ASM1654582v1, whole genome shotgun sequence genomic window:
- the LOC104446680 gene encoding TMV resistance protein N yields MASSSKPKSNYEVFLSFRGTDVRNTFLGHLYKALHHNGIYTFIDSKELRKGDQTLPVLMKAIEESFVAIIVFSKDYASSRWCLEELMKIMECKEQKDLTVLPVFYKVDPREVRQGSKSYGKALAKHESKFGKDSEKVEQWKKALFNAGSLSGWHFNDGDESELIERIVKEISTLLDRTPLHVAKHPVGINSRVVKLKSMLNVESDDGVFMMGLWGKGGIGKTSLAKAIYNDIFRQFEGSAFLANVRETSKGCRDLVALQEKLLLEILISKQRLVVSNVDGEGKWFGNGSRIIITTRDKHLLTCHGIDQDHVYEVKAFEDNEARELLSKHVFQTHQKLKIRTDLVDSVLNYAEGLPLAIEGQDSQYIKKVIDSCDFEITIGLEILLERSLISMEHGIVEMHDLIQLMGMDIVNQECRDDPWRRSRLWLYDDVLDVLSRDMTPSNYTIWFIGEEMPEWVLPIEESSVSFMALEALYDRFLVVTFCAVLSNDDKAKYPIFEVLPHVNGEIRDCKGGRKFMTTDFDQILLWFFTPYDLWGEVNFGQIDGSYVHFSLTVSTAKVKKWGFRIICKPLEDDLKIEIQDNRLIDLALLREVVLELTDLEVESPLMHKDNLIETDL; encoded by the exons ATGGCTTCTTCATCAAAACCCAAAAGTAATTATGAGgttttcttgagtttcagaggcaCAGATGTACGTAACACCTTCCTTGGTCATCTCTACAAAGCTTTACATCATAATGGAATATACACTTTCATTGATAGCAAGGAACTAAGGAAGGGAGACCAAACATTGCCAGTGCTCATGAAGGCCATCGAAGAGTCATTCGTCGCAATCATTGTTTTCTCTAAGGACTATGCTTCCTCACGATGGTGCTTGGAAGAGTTGATGAAGATtatggagtgcaaggagcaaAAGGACCTCACCGTTCTACCGGTGTTTTATAAAGTGGACCCAAGAGAAGTGAGACAGGGCAGCAAGAGTTATGGGAAAGCTCTAGCAAAGCATGAGTCCAAGTTTGGGAAGGATTCGGAAAAAGTGGAACAATGGAAGAAAGCTCTTTTCAATGCCGGTAGCTTGTCCGGGTGGCATTTTAATGACGG AGATGAATCAGAGCTTATAGAAAGAATTGTGAAGGAGATCTCCACTCTTCTAGACCGAACACCTTTGCATGTTGCTAAGCATCCGGTTGGGATTAATTCTCGAGTGGTTAAGCTAAAATCCATGTTAAACGTTGAGTCTGATGATGGTGTTTTTATGATGGGATTATGGGGAAAGGGAGGCATAGGAAAGACAAGTTTAGCTAAAgccatttataatgatattttCAGACAATTTGAAGGTTCAGCTTTTTTGGCAAATGTTAGAGAAACTTCCAAAGGTTGCAGGGATTTAGTtgctttgcaagaaaaattactaTTGGAGATATTAATATCGAAACAAAGATTAGTAGTGTCCAATGTCGATG GAGAAGGCAAGTGGTTTGGTAATGGAAGTAGGATCATCATTACTACAAGAGATAAACATTTGCTAACTTGTCATGGGATAGATCAAGATCATGTGTACGAAGTTAAAGCATTTGAGGACAATGAAGCTCGCGAGCTGCTTAGTAAGCATGTTTTTCAAACAcatcaaaaactaaaaatcaggACAGATCTAGTGGATAGTGTTTTGAATTATGCCGAAGGCCTTCCTTTAGCAATTGAG GGGCAAGATAGTCAGTACATAAAGAAAGTTATTGATAGTTGTGATTTTGAGATAACTATAGGATTGGAAATTCTCCTTGAGAGGTCCTTGATAAGTATGGAGCATGGAATCGTAgaaatgcatgacttgattcaattgATGGGTATGGATATTGTGAACCAAGAATGTCGCGATGATCCCTGGAGACGCAGCAGGCTTTGGCTATATGATGACGTTCTCGATGTTCTATCCCGCGACATG ACACCTTCTAATTACACAATTTGGTTCATTGGAGAAGAGATGCCAGAGTGGGTCCTCCCTATTGAAGAGAGTTCTGTATCATTCATGGCTTTAGAGGCCTTGTATGATAGATTtcttgtggtcactttctgtgCCGTTCTCAGCAATGATGATAAGGCAAAGTATCCAATATTTGAGGTTTTACCACATGTGAATGGTGAAATCAGGGAttgcaaaggaggaagaaagttCATGACAACagattttgatcaaatcttgcttTGGTTTTTCACACCATATGATCTGTGGGGAGAagtcaattttggtcaaattgatgGGAGTTATGTACACTTTAGCCTTACAGTATCAACTGCAAAGGTGAAAAAGTGGGGATTCCGAATAATATGCAAGCCACTTGAGGACGATTTAAAGATTGAGATTCAAGACAATCGGTTGATCGATCTAGCTTTACTCCGTGAGGTTGTTCTTGAACTAACGGATTTAGAAGTTGAGAGTCCACTTATGCACAAAGATAATTTGATTGAAACAGATCTATAG